Proteins found in one Tumebacillus sp. BK434 genomic segment:
- a CDS encoding aromatic amino acid hydroxylase produces MSNNPVTTHKLLSVPPHLKPFCVEQTYEKYTPIDHAVWRYVLRQNCAFLAEKGYGSYQDGLRVTGMSTESVPNIEEMNVELSKMGWGAVAIDGFIPPVAFFDFQAHRLLPIAGDIRTLDHIAYTPAPDIIHESAGHAPMLHDPGYAEFLQFFGEIGAKALASKEDHDLYEAIRLLSIVKEDPRATAEQVQAAEDKLAQAEAAVTESSEAGDISKLYWWTVEYGLIGSVQDPKIYGAGLLSSMGESRALYRPHVQKVPFSLEACSTKDYNITEPQPQLYVCENFEQLTEAVKAFAKTMAYQVGGTASLKKAVRSDNLATAVYSSGLQVSGTFTHLEYDGAGEAVYLKTTGPTMLSVDNKMLDGHDLEYHGEGFGSPIGRVQGFATPLEDFSDAQLDEAGLKVGAHAELVFASGVQVAGEVKYVQREAGKIVLIGFDNCTVTHGDTVLFQAEWGTFDMAVGAAITSVYAGAADRAAWAASTFSKSALNTKRHDVTAEEQKLYDLYQTIRDLRESQAADSEVRDVTASVLSDLDQSYPNDWLLRVEILELLAPKALAPEREAQIAAHLEQLAATGAGLQELIENGVQLAR; encoded by the coding sequence TTGAGCAACAATCCAGTTACTACTCATAAACTGCTATCGGTTCCGCCGCACCTCAAGCCCTTCTGCGTGGAACAAACCTATGAAAAATATACGCCGATCGACCATGCTGTTTGGCGCTATGTGCTTCGTCAAAACTGCGCGTTCCTCGCCGAGAAGGGCTATGGCTCCTATCAGGACGGGTTGCGCGTAACCGGCATGTCCACCGAGTCGGTTCCGAATATCGAAGAGATGAACGTTGAACTGAGCAAGATGGGCTGGGGCGCTGTGGCGATCGACGGCTTTATTCCGCCGGTTGCGTTTTTTGACTTTCAGGCGCATCGGCTGCTCCCGATCGCCGGCGACATCCGCACGCTCGATCACATCGCCTACACCCCGGCGCCCGACATCATCCATGAATCGGCCGGTCACGCGCCGATGCTGCATGATCCGGGCTATGCGGAATTCCTGCAGTTCTTCGGCGAAATAGGCGCCAAGGCGCTCGCTTCCAAAGAAGACCACGACCTCTACGAAGCGATCCGCCTGCTCTCCATCGTCAAGGAAGATCCGCGCGCGACGGCGGAGCAGGTGCAGGCGGCAGAGGATAAACTGGCGCAGGCCGAAGCTGCCGTCACCGAGTCGTCCGAGGCGGGCGACATCTCCAAGCTGTACTGGTGGACGGTGGAATACGGGCTGATCGGCTCGGTTCAAGACCCGAAGATCTACGGTGCCGGCCTGCTCTCCTCGATGGGGGAAAGCCGTGCGCTGTACCGTCCGCACGTGCAAAAGGTGCCGTTCAGCCTCGAAGCGTGCTCGACGAAAGACTACAACATCACCGAGCCGCAGCCGCAGCTGTATGTCTGCGAGAACTTTGAGCAGCTGACCGAAGCGGTCAAAGCGTTCGCCAAAACGATGGCCTACCAAGTCGGCGGCACGGCGTCGCTGAAAAAAGCGGTGCGCTCCGACAACCTCGCCACCGCGGTCTACTCGTCCGGCCTGCAGGTGAGCGGCACGTTCACGCATCTCGAATACGATGGCGCGGGTGAAGCGGTCTACCTGAAGACGACCGGTCCGACCATGCTGTCGGTGGACAACAAGATGCTCGACGGCCACGACCTCGAATACCACGGCGAAGGATTCGGCTCGCCGATCGGCCGGGTGCAGGGTTTTGCAACCCCGCTGGAAGACTTCTCCGATGCACAGCTGGATGAGGCAGGCCTGAAGGTCGGCGCTCACGCTGAGCTGGTCTTTGCTTCGGGCGTGCAAGTGGCAGGCGAAGTGAAATACGTGCAGCGCGAAGCTGGCAAGATCGTGCTGATCGGCTTTGACAACTGCACCGTCACCCATGGCGACACCGTTCTGTTCCAAGCGGAGTGGGGCACGTTCGACATGGCGGTCGGCGCGGCGATCACTTCCGTCTATGCCGGTGCGGCCGACCGCGCAGCTTGGGCGGCTTCCACGTTCAGCAAGTCGGCGCTGAACACCAAGCGCCATGACGTGACGGCAGAAGAGCAGAAGCTGTATGACCTCTACCAGACGATCCGCGACCTGCGCGAATCGCAGGCGGCAGACAGCGAAGTGCGCGATGTGACGGCGAGCGTCTTGAGCGACCTCGACCAGTCCTACCCGAACGACTGGCTCCTGCGCGTGGAGATCCTCGAACTGCTCGCTCCGAAGGCGCTGGCGCCGGAGCGGGAAGCGCAGATCGCAGCGCATCTGGAGCAACTGGCTGCGACCGGTGCAGGGCTCCAAGAATTGATCGAGAACGGGGTCCAGCTCGCCCGCTAG